CGCATCAGGCGTCACCTCCTGCGGTGGCGGGAGCCTTGGAGCTGGAGCGCACGAGGACCAGCGACCCGTTGGCACCGGGGGTCGCACCCCTGATCAGGAGCAGCCCGCGTTCGGTGTCGACGCCGGCGATGGTCAGGCGCTGGATCGTGACGCGCTCGTTGCCGGTGCGGCCGGCCATGCGGGTCCCGGGGAACACCCTTCCCGGCGTGGCGCAGGCGCCGATCGCGCCAGGCGCGCGATGCACCTTGTGGGCACCGTGCGAGGCGCCGAGACCGGCGAACCCGTGCCGCTTCATCGTGCCGGAGAAGCCCTTGCCCTTCGAGCGCGCGGTGACGTCCACCAACTCGCCGACCCGGAAGATGTCGACGGTGATGATGTCGCCCGGCTCGTGGTCGTCGTCGAACGGGACCTCCATCAGGTAGCGCGTCGGCTCGACGCCGGCGGCGGCGAAGTGACCAGCCAGCGGCTTGGTGGTCCGCCGCGCGCGGCCGTAGCCGAGCTGCAGCGCTCGATAGCCGTCGCGCTCCTTCGTACGCACCTGGGTGACCGGACATGGTCCGGCACGCAGGACCGTCACCGGGACAACCTCGTTGTCGTCGGTGAAGACCTGCGTCATCCCGAGCTTGGTGCCCAAGATCCCTTTTCTCACCATGTGTTCGTCTCTTCTCGTCTTGTCTGCTGCTTGAGGTGGCGGTGGTGTCCCCTGCTACAGCTTGATTTCGATGTCCACGCCCGCCGGCAGGTCGAGGCGCATCAGGCTGTCGACCGTCTTCTGGGTCGGCTCGTGGATGTCGATCAGCCGCTTGTGCGTGCGCATCTCGAAGTGCTCGCGCGAGTCCTTGTACTTGTGGGGCGAGCGGATGACGCAGTAC
This genomic interval from Euzebyales bacterium contains the following:
- the rplC gene encoding 50S ribosomal protein L3 is translated as MVRKGILGTKLGMTQVFTDDNEVVPVTVLRAGPCPVTQVRTKERDGYRALQLGYGRARRTTKPLAGHFAAAGVEPTRYLMEVPFDDDHEPGDIITVDIFRVGELVDVTARSKGKGFSGTMKRHGFAGLGASHGAHKVHRAPGAIGACATPGRVFPGTRMAGRTGNERVTIQRLTIAGVDTERGLLLIRGATPGANGSLVLVRSSSKAPATAGGDA
- the rpsJ gene encoding 30S ribosomal protein S10, whose amino-acid sequence is YCVIRSPHKYKDSREHFEMRTHKRLIDIHEPTQKTVDSLMRLDLPAGVDIEIKL